CCCATCGACAACCAGGTCCTGCAGCGGGGTTACAGGCGCCGCTCCGTCGAAGAAGGCGAGGGCTCGCGCGTGTTTAAACATCCGAAAGGCAGGTGGCGCTTTGTCCGGGGACATCGCTAACAGTCCTTAAACTGGCGGGCAATGAGTGGTGAGGAGACGCCTGCCGAAAGGATTCGACAACGTAGGCAGTGGCGACGCCGAGACGACTCTGCTGTCGTCTCCAGTGCGACCCAGAGGACCGTCTGCCAGGACTGTGTCGATGTGCAGACGGCAGAGTGGGACGACACTCCGGTTCACGTTGACTCTGAGGTTGCAATGCGTATCGCGCTCGTCTCGTGCGTAAAGGCAAAACTCTCCGTCCCGGCACCGGCGCGTGAGCTTTACACGTCACCGCTTTTCCGCGGCCTTCGGCGATATGCGATGGACCAAGCCGATGCGTGGTTCATCCTGTCGGCTGAGTATGGACTACTGCATCCGGACCAAGTCGTGGCGCCATACGAGCGCACGCTGATCGGGATGCCGAGTATCGATCGCCGTCGCTGGGAGGAGCGTGTGCTTGCTCAACTGCTGCCGGCGCTTCCCTCGGCAGCGGAAGTCCTCATCCTTGCCGGAAAGCCTTATCGAGATTACCTCGAGCCCGTGCTTCGCGAACACGGATGTCTTGTGTCGATTCCGATGGAAGGCCTCGCCATCGGAAAGCAGCTTCAATTCCTGAAACGATGCCAAGACAGCATAGCCAATGCACAGTGACCTCGATCGGTTCTACGCCATTCTGGCGGGGATCGCCACCCAGCCGCTGCAAGGGCACCGCCTGTGTGATTTGACCGGAAGGTCTGGCTTGCCGAAGCGTGGTGTCTACTTTTTTCTCGAGCAGGGTGAAGAGCGCGTAACTCCCAGCGGCGTTCCGCGGGTCGTTCGCGTAGGCACGCATGCTGTCAGCGCGGGTTCGAGGTCGAGGCTCTGGGGGCGACTGCGTACGCACCGTGGAAGTCTCTCGGGCCGCGGCAATCACCGAGGTTCGATCTTTCGGCTTCACGTTGGTGCCGCACTGTTGGAACGCGAGCAGCGCCAGCACGCGTCTTGGGGGATCGGCTCCTCCGCACCTGGAGAGATACGCGTGCACGAGGCTGACCTTGAACATCAGGTGTCCGCCCACATCGGCGGTATGTCGGTACTCTGGGTCGCTGTGCCGGATGAGCCGAGCGCGACCAGCGCTCGCGCGGTCATCGAGCGCAACAGCATTGCGCTGCTATCGAACAACCTCTGTCCTGCTGATCCTCCAAGTCGAGCATGGTTAGGTTCGGCCAGTCCGCGCGAGTCCATCAGGCTGAGCGGGCTGTGGAACCTGAATCATGTCGTGGAGCGACACGATCCTCGGTTTCTTGACACGTTGGAGTTGCATGCAGCAAAGGCTTCTTTAACCCGATAGACGCAGGACATTCGGAGGGCCAGAGGCCGCGGTCCTGCTCAACGCGTCCCTCTCGGACAGCTCGCCAACCGCAGGAGCAGTGGACCGGTACTTCGACGTCAGTTCAGTACGTTCCGACCGCCGCAAATCGCCCAGTTTCCACCTCACGAACCTCTCCGAGGATCGCCAGCGTTTCGAGATGTCGTGCGACGAGCTCGCGCTGCGCCCCGCGGAAGTGTGGTAGGACGCTGTCCACGGTGAGCGTGCGCGAGGAGACAAGTCGCTTGAGCGCCGCGATCTGCTCGATGGCATGTGTTGGCCACGGCGTGGGCTCGGCGACGGCAGCGATCGCCGTCGTGGTCGCTTCTAGCGCGAGTTCTGCGGCAGGCGATGCAGAGGTAGACTCCGGTGCCTGGAATTCCGGGCGGAGCCAGCGAACGATTCCTTGAGCCTCTTCGGCAACACGAACATCATGTAGTGCGACTAGTCGCTCGAGGATTGCCTCTGCGGTCATCGGCCATGGCCAGCCATATGCCTCAGCCACGAGCGTGTCGAGCTCGTCGTGAAGGTCGCGCAGAATGCCGCAGGCAGACAGTTCGTGGACGGTGCGTTCCTTCGGGGTCAGCGCCTCGCCCGCCCGAAGCTTCTCGACGACATTGTACACACCGGTCATCGTCACGCGCTCGTCACGTGCGATGGCGGCGGCTCGGTGCGCATCAAGGGACTCCGCGAGGATCGAGATGCGGTTGCCGAGGGCGGGGGAGGGCGCGGGGAACGGGAAGGAGTCGAAGCAAACGCGTTTGTTGTAGCGAGGTTTGTCCTCGAGAGCTCCTCCGGCGGCGAGCAGCCAGCACGAGTGAGCTGTTGAGGATAGTACCCCCATCACCAAACTGCTGTCCGTCGTGATACAAACGAGAGCATTGTCTGGAGCGACGCTCGAATCCAGAAACACGAAGAACCGATGCTTTGCGGTCTCTGGTGTTGCGATATATCGTCGCAGTCCGACAAGTGCCGTCCGGAGCCCGCTGTTCGGCTCACCGAAGCGCCACCAATATTTTACGCGCTGGGCGCGCGCATTCGCTTCGCGACCAGGTTTTACTCGGCTGCGGACAATGTCGAATAGGACTGGCCAATTTCTCGCTTCGTGTTCGGAAAGCATGCCGAAGTCAATGACGTAGACATCGCGAGGACGTGAGGTGAGGTCTAGGCCGTTTCTGAAGGGACGAAGCCGACTAGCCAGCGTGGAGTCACTCGAGAGCAGTATCGACGCCTCCTGCTTAGTGAGGACAAACCCAGCGCCAAAAATCATGAATCCACGCGTTGCCAGCCCAGCGTTCGACTGGAGCGGAACTCCAGAGGCCGTCGCGACGTCCGCGTGAATGGTGAGATCATCGTTTAGCTGGGGCACTGTCAATTCGCTGACGATCCTGGGTGCTTCGGCTCCCGTGATATAGCGAGTGTACTCCACAGTCACGAGCCGAGAAGCGGGTGGGTCCTTTTCAAGCACGGACATGGTTACGCGCACTTCAGCGCCGTCAACTGCGTCACACCAGGCGTGATTCGCGATCGCCCATACAACCCGAGCACCGCGCTCTCGGGCTTGAGCGATGACCTTTCGGTTTTGCGACTGGGTGATCGACTGGGTCGTGATCAGACCCGCACGCAGCGTTCTGCCGGCGAGCACCGCTCCAGCCGCGCGATCCCACCAGTACATCACGAAGTCCGCGCTATCCGGCACATCCGGATATGCCGCCCGCAAGGCATCCACATACCCATCGCCAAACGCGTCGCGCTGTCTCGCTTGCCCCAAATACGGTGGATTCCCCACAATGAAATCCGCCTCCGGCCACTCCGCCGCGCGCGCGCCCACGTACTCCATGTACTTGAGTTTCGCCGACGGATCCGGCACCAGCTGCCCCGTCACCGGATGCACGATTCGCGGCGTCGGGTCCGGCCGGTCCTTCTCGGGTACATGACGAAAACTGTCCCATGTGAGCACGGCGTCGCGATGCTCCAGCGTGCCGGTGTCGCGCAACAGTGGTTCATCAGGCTGCACGTCGCCGTGCTGCTGGCGCCAGAACTGATGAAACCCGATCCATAGCGTGAGCTCCGCGATCTCGCGTGCCCATGCCTTCACCTCGATGCCGAAGAACTGCCCGGGATCGATCTCGGCCATGCGCACGCTCATCTGCCCGCCATGCAAGTCGGACAGCAGGTGAAACACTTCCACTTCCACGCGCTTGAGCGCATGCATGGTCACGTACAGGAAGTTGCCGCTGCCGCAGGCGGGATCGAGAATGCGCAACCCGCGCAGCCATGCGTGAAACTCCAGGAGCCGAGTCTCGGCGCGCTTCTTGTCGGCCGCCTTGCCGGTCTCGCGCAGCTGCATGACCTCGGCCTGCACCGCGCCCCAGCGCTCGCGCACGGGTTCTTCTACCGTGGGACGCACGAGTCGCTCAATGAAATCGCGCGGCGTGTACTCGGCCCCTAAGCGATGTCGCTCTTCTGCCGAGAGGGCACGCACCAGCAACGTGCCGAAGATGGACGGTTCGACGGCGCTCCAATCGGCTTCGGCGGCGCGACGCAGCAATTCGAGCTCTGCCCGCTCCAGCGG
The sequence above is a segment of the Gemmatimonas sp. genome. Coding sequences within it:
- a CDS encoding DNA methyltransferase; this encodes MTSLPLPPAALAPDTSRRLRELAERWEHAGAAERANYQLYLIELCEAIGVTRPRPAATGDRIADAQAYQFEFAIKTTTRDGTIATNYIDLYKAGCFALEAKDSDDGATTTKLLTKAFGQVSNYAKDLNERPPYILVLDVGKSLIVWDRWSGSYGGFHLGTRIDLRTLDRNPDTVALLRDIWTDPAVRDPRRHAQAITVEIAGLLGELASTLEQRGHDPERVARFLIRCVFSMFAEDVKLLPDASFKRLLDAVLPSGPDAFVAAAQGLWQAMDAGAMFGYHRLLRFNGHFFANAEALPLERAELELLRRAAEADWSAVEPSIFGTLLVRALSAEERHRLGAEYTPRDFIERLVRPTVEEPVRERWGAVQAEVMQLRETGKAADKKRAETRLLEFHAWLRGLRILDPACGSGNFLYVTMHALKRVEVEVFHLLSDLHGGQMSVRMAEIDPGQFFGIEVKAWAREIAELTLWIGFHQFWRQQHGDVQPDEPLLRDTGTLEHRDAVLTWDSFRHVPEKDRPDPTPRIVHPVTGQLVPDPSAKLKYMEYVGARAAEWPEADFIVGNPPYLGQARQRDAFGDGYVDALRAAYPDVPDSADFVMYWWDRAAGAVLAGRTLRAGLITTQSITQSQNRKVIAQARERGARVVWAIANHAWCDAVDGAEVRVTMSVLEKDPPASRLVTVEYTRYITGAEAPRIVSELTVPQLNDDLTIHADVATASGVPLQSNAGLATRGFMIFGAGFVLTKQEASILLSSDSTLASRLRPFRNGLDLTSRPRDVYVIDFGMLSEHEARNWPVLFDIVRSRVKPGREANARAQRVKYWWRFGEPNSGLRTALVGLRRYIATPETAKHRFFVFLDSSVAPDNALVCITTDSSLVMGVLSSTAHSCWLLAAGGALEDKPRYNKRVCFDSFPFPAPSPALGNRISILAESLDAHRAAAIARDERVTMTGVYNVVEKLRAGEALTPKERTVHELSACGILRDLHDELDTLVAEAYGWPWPMTAEAILERLVALHDVRVAEEAQGIVRWLRPEFQAPESTSASPAAELALEATTTAIAAVAEPTPWPTHAIEQIAALKRLVSSRTLTVDSVLPHFRGAQRELVARHLETLAILGEVREVETGRFAAVGTY
- a CDS encoding DUF6884 domain-containing protein: MRIALVSCVKAKLSVPAPARELYTSPLFRGLRRYAMDQADAWFILSAEYGLLHPDQVVAPYERTLIGMPSIDRRRWEERVLAQLLPALPSAAEVLILAGKPYRDYLEPVLREHGCLVSIPMEGLAIGKQLQFLKRCQDSIANAQ